One region of Candidatus Woesearchaeota archaeon genomic DNA includes:
- the nrdR gene encoding transcriptional repressor NrdR: MLCPFCGGGESRVVDSRLSGSATRRRRECLACSKRFTTYERLEMPPLLVVKKDGSRERFSKEKVREGVLRACEKRPVSSGQIEELVEKVARAVLEKGPEVSSRRIGELVMRRLRKLDKVAYIRFASVYRNFEDVDSFEEEVKKLR; encoded by the coding sequence ATGTTGTGCCCGTTTTGTGGAGGGGGGGAGTCAAGAGTTGTTGATTCTCGCTTAAGTGGTTCTGCAACGAGGCGTCGGCGTGAGTGTTTGGCGTGTTCGAAGCGGTTTACAACGTATGAGCGGTTGGAGATGCCGCCGTTGCTCGTGGTGAAGAAGGACGGGTCGCGCGAGCGCTTTAGCAAGGAGAAAGTGCGCGAAGGCGTGCTTCGCGCGTGTGAGAAGCGTCCCGTATCTTCTGGCCAGATTGAAGAGTTGGTGGAGAAAGTTGCGAGGGCTGTTTTGGAGAAGGGTCCCGAGGTTTCGTCGAGGCGTATTGGCGAGCTCGTGATGCGGCGTTTGAGGAAGCTTGATAAGGTCGCGTATATCCGCTTTGCTTCGGTTTATCGCAATTTTGAAGATGTTGATTCTTTTGAGGAAGAAGTGAAAAAGCTCCGGTAA
- a CDS encoding sodium:calcium antiporter, whose translation MFLALALYLLLLAFGLFLLIKSSDIFTTKAERIGLRLGMSPFLVGLIIVGLGTSLPELASSLVAAATHQTGIVIGNVLGSNITNILFVLGLAALMTKNISLKWNVMHVDIPLLIGSAILATISLLDGVFSRTEAALSLAGYVVYIFYALSKRAKIYTETVPSTKEKTVDWLILALTIAGIYAGAKVSVFSLTLLATTLQAPEGLVAISLLAIGTSLPEVSVTLHAARRGKADLAVGNVLGSNIFNTFLVLGLPGMITPLTSSPTTLAIGLIFFISATLLFTFIAQDKEITLWDGFILLFIFILFLTKLGTILIP comes from the coding sequence ATGTTTCTCGCACTCGCGCTCTACCTCCTCCTTCTCGCCTTCGGCCTCTTTCTCCTCATCAAATCATCAGACATCTTCACAACAAAAGCAGAGCGCATCGGCCTGCGCCTCGGCATGTCCCCCTTCCTCGTCGGCCTCATCATCGTCGGCCTGGGAACCAGCCTCCCCGAACTCGCATCATCTCTTGTAGCCGCCGCCACGCACCAGACAGGCATTGTCATCGGCAACGTGCTCGGCAGCAACATTACCAACATCCTCTTCGTCCTCGGACTCGCAGCCCTCATGACCAAAAACATCTCGCTCAAGTGGAACGTCATGCACGTCGACATCCCCCTCCTCATCGGATCAGCAATCCTCGCAACCATCTCACTCCTTGACGGCGTCTTCTCCAGAACAGAAGCAGCACTCTCACTTGCGGGCTACGTCGTCTACATCTTTTACGCACTCTCAAAACGCGCAAAGATATACACTGAAACCGTCCCTTCCACAAAAGAAAAAACCGTTGATTGGCTCATCCTTGCACTCACCATCGCCGGCATTTACGCCGGCGCAAAGGTCAGCGTCTTCTCCCTCACCCTCCTCGCAACTACGCTCCAAGCCCCAGAAGGCCTCGTCGCGATAAGCCTTCTTGCCATAGGGACCAGCCTCCCCGAAGTGAGCGTCACCCTCCACGCTGCAAGGCGAGGAAAAGCTGACCTGGCCGTCGGCAACGTCCTCGGCAGCAACATCTTCAACACCTTCCTCGTCCTCGGCCTCCCCGGCATGATCACCCCCCTGACGAGTTCGCCAACCACCCTCGCCATCGGCCTCATCTTCTTTATTTCGGCCACTCTGCTCTTCACGTTCATCGCCCAAGACAAAGAAATAACCCTTTGGGACGGGTTCATTCTCCTCTTCATCTTCATCCTTTTCCTCACCAAGCTCGGAACCATCCTGATACCCTGA
- a CDS encoding YjbQ family protein, translating into MKATYQTSKPQQMIDITSDARRAVRESGVKEGICAVYTPHATAAIIINENHDPYVCDDIFTALNKAIPEKGDYLHDRIDNNAAAHIKASILGPSETVPIVHGNLALGTWQRIMLVELDGPRRHRDVLFTVIATESHPDTHS; encoded by the coding sequence ATGAAAGCAACCTACCAGACCAGCAAGCCCCAACAAATGATCGACATCACGAGCGACGCCCGGCGGGCAGTCCGTGAAAGCGGCGTCAAAGAAGGCATCTGCGCCGTCTACACCCCCCACGCCACCGCAGCCATTATCATCAACGAAAACCACGACCCCTACGTGTGTGACGACATCTTCACCGCGCTCAACAAAGCAATCCCCGAAAAAGGAGACTACCTGCACGACAGAATCGACAACAACGCCGCAGCACACATCAAGGCAAGCATCCTCGGCCCGTCAGAAACCGTCCCTATCGTTCATGGAAACCTCGCTCTGGGTACGTGGCAGCGCATCATGCTCGTTGAGCTGGATGGACCTCGACGACACCGAGACGTACTATTCACCGTTATTGCAACAGAAAGCCACCCTGATACTCACTCCTAA
- a CDS encoding NUDIX hydrolase, which produces MSASVSEEHVLSLFIEERTLSFSDIKKALGLPGEQTALLLASLIQQRKVTHTRDGYTLAKDLLLDTNSVGTKIKLFLTNNTNVLLQRRATSPYKRQWELPTTNLTLHETIETTATKHLQRITGLQADFIGISCVVHEKLLEKTARKHANINLVCMLKLSGKPHVLPFGLDWFSPEECTQNLVAPTDLWIIQHTKGEKATVHELFITEENETLLHQTSTPREEINQ; this is translated from the coding sequence ATGAGCGCCTCGGTGTCCGAAGAGCACGTCCTCTCACTCTTCATCGAGGAACGAACGCTGTCATTTTCTGACATCAAGAAAGCACTCGGCCTGCCCGGCGAACAAACCGCCCTTCTCCTCGCCAGTCTCATCCAACAAAGAAAAGTAACCCACACAAGAGATGGCTATACCCTGGCCAAAGACCTCCTCCTAGACACGAACTCTGTCGGCACCAAGATCAAACTTTTTTTGACCAACAACACAAACGTCCTCCTTCAACGAAGAGCAACCTCCCCTTACAAGCGCCAATGGGAACTCCCAACAACGAACCTCACCCTTCACGAAACCATTGAAACAACAGCAACCAAACACTTGCAAAGAATAACAGGACTCCAGGCCGACTTCATCGGCATAAGTTGTGTCGTTCACGAAAAGCTCCTTGAAAAAACAGCAAGGAAACACGCCAACATCAACCTCGTGTGCATGCTCAAACTATCCGGCAAGCCCCACGTACTACCCTTCGGCTTGGACTGGTTCTCACCAGAAGAATGCACACAAAACCTCGTTGCACCCACTGATCTTTGGATCATCCAACACACGAAAGGCGAGAAAGCAACGGTGCACGAACTCTTCATCACCGAAGAGAACGAAACACTCCTCCACCAAACCAGCACACCAAGAGAAGAAATCAACCAATAA
- a CDS encoding ArsR family transcriptional regulator, translated as MKGAVPGAVRIRERVRRVAEESFILVDLKSGRAKYLAKVLGSEACRKILERLAKGEGTESSLAKELDMPLSTVHYNMRLLREAGLVRVDAFHYSEKGKEVAHYSLENKYLVIAPKKKEEEGASVISRMKSFLPVSGLIVGGAYLAYVLAYFLSRPSRLALFSSGKVGAFSSQALVPEAAVPAAGVGAGASVLNGSGASRAALLASDAVGGVGGGAGGVGGGACAQGAFPGGCVDAVALSWWWPVFFAGVAVCVVALSAAVLWLRWRRRKRGKTLLEREAQ; from the coding sequence TTGAAGGGAGCAGTTCCAGGTGCTGTTCGTATTCGAGAGCGTGTGAGAAGAGTGGCAGAAGAGTCTTTTATCCTGGTGGACTTGAAGAGTGGCCGAGCAAAGTACTTGGCAAAGGTTTTGGGGAGTGAAGCGTGTCGAAAGATTTTGGAGCGGCTCGCGAAGGGAGAGGGGACAGAGTCTTCCCTGGCAAAAGAACTTGATATGCCGCTTTCGACTGTTCATTATAATATGAGATTGCTTAGGGAGGCAGGACTAGTGCGTGTGGACGCGTTTCACTATTCTGAGAAAGGAAAGGAGGTTGCGCATTATTCGCTGGAGAACAAGTATCTCGTGATCGCGCCGAAGAAGAAAGAGGAGGAGGGCGCGTCGGTAATCTCGAGGATGAAGTCGTTCCTGCCCGTTTCAGGTCTTATAGTGGGTGGGGCGTACCTTGCGTATGTGCTCGCCTACTTTTTGTCCAGGCCGTCTCGTTTGGCTTTGTTCTCGTCTGGAAAGGTTGGCGCCTTTTCATCGCAGGCGCTCGTGCCCGAAGCGGCAGTTCCCGCGGCGGGTGTTGGAGCGGGCGCGTCGGTCTTGAACGGGTCAGGAGCCTCACGCGCTGCACTTTTGGCTTCTGATGCTGTAGGAGGAGTTGGTGGCGGCGCCGGCGGTGTTGGCGGTGGTGCTTGTGCTCAGGGCGCCTTTCCTGGAGGGTGTGTCGATGCTGTTGCTCTTTCTTGGTGGTGGCCGGTGTTTTTCGCAGGTGTTGCCGTGTGTGTTGTGGCGCTGAGCGCTGCGGTACTCTGGTTGCGTTGGCGGCGCAGGAAGCGCGGAAAGACGCTTTTGGAGCGAGAAGCGCAATAG
- a CDS encoding ABC transporter ATP-binding protein → MGDAIFRVKHVSKCFGRHEVLKDINFDVERGEIIGLIGASGSGKTTLLNVVVGFLLPSKGKVEFRCQMGNKEVFLSVHDHTDVLKSFCGFASQEPSFYPKLTVRENLEYFGSLYNLSKDVLRKNTETLLHLMDLQKAQHLLAGKISGGMERRLDIACSLVHDPDVLILDEPTADLDPVLRDHIWEIVRKVNAKGTTVILASHHLAELENFCSRILILRKGKILDLDTPLHLKAKYQRHQQIHLESYPGNYDKLIPLIKSKEITRVEQKGATLVIHTDQPQRVLEDVLKIVRQHKETLVDVRLWKPSLDDVFLQLYRGVAK, encoded by the coding sequence ATGGGCGACGCCATTTTTCGTGTGAAGCACGTTTCAAAGTGCTTTGGGCGCCATGAGGTTCTGAAAGACATCAATTTTGATGTTGAGCGCGGTGAAATCATTGGCTTGATAGGCGCGTCTGGTTCGGGCAAGACCACGCTGTTGAACGTGGTGGTGGGGTTTTTGTTGCCGAGCAAAGGCAAGGTTGAATTTCGTTGTCAGATGGGAAATAAAGAGGTTTTTCTGTCTGTTCATGATCACACCGACGTGTTGAAGTCGTTTTGTGGCTTTGCTAGTCAGGAGCCGAGTTTTTACCCTAAGCTCACTGTTCGTGAGAATTTGGAATATTTCGGATCGCTTTACAATCTCTCAAAGGACGTGTTGAGGAAGAATACGGAGACGTTGTTGCATTTGATGGATTTGCAAAAGGCCCAGCATCTTCTTGCTGGAAAAATTTCGGGCGGGATGGAGCGGCGGCTGGACATTGCGTGCTCCCTCGTGCATGATCCTGACGTGCTTATTTTGGACGAGCCCACGGCTGATTTGGACCCTGTGCTTCGCGATCATATTTGGGAGATTGTTCGTAAGGTGAATGCGAAGGGAACGACGGTGATTTTGGCGAGCCATCATTTGGCCGAACTGGAGAACTTTTGCTCTCGTATCCTTATTTTGCGAAAGGGAAAGATTCTTGACTTGGACACCCCATTGCATTTAAAGGCGAAGTATCAGCGTCATCAGCAAATTCATTTGGAGTCATATCCGGGGAATTATGACAAGCTTATTCCGTTGATTAAGTCTAAGGAGATTACTCGAGTAGAGCAGAAGGGGGCGACGCTGGTCATTCATACTGATCAGCCGCAGAGAGTGCTTGAGGACGTGCTGAAGATTGTTCGTCAGCACAAGGAAACGCTGGTGGATGTGCGGTTGTGGAAGCCGAGTTTGGACGATGTGTTTTTGCAGCTATATCGGGGTGTGGCGAAGTGA